The genome window gaggtagaggcaggcggatctctgagttccaggccaacttggtctacagagccagttccaggacagccagggctacaaatagtgaaagcttgtctcgaaaaaaagatagatgatagatagatagatacatagataggtgACAGATagatgattagatagatagatagatagatagatagataatgacagatagagatagatagatagatagatagatagatagatagatagagatagagatagatagatcaGCTGGGGTCTAAAACAGCTAAGGTCTCTGCTTCCCAGACAAGACTAAAGGTAATACTTAAGTTACTGGGGAGCCAGCTAACATAAAAATAACTTGGGGtacagggagggagaaagagaaggccaATACAGCCTCAAAGTCTGGCCAGAATGGGTGCAGGCCTCACCCCCTTCCTTGTAACCAGTGATGGGAGACAGTCTTTGGAAGCCTCATTGAGGGGAGCAGAGGTCCTGAACACAGAGTTTAGTGATCCCTGAAAACACAGTAATGAGGACCATGGCACACAAAAGGAGCTAGCTACCTTTGAATTCCCAAGAATTGGGGTAGACATGGGAGCATTTGTCTTGAGGGCTAGATCCATTGagtagaggggagagaggagaatcccAGGCAACAGCATCCGCAAAAGCTGAAGTGCCAGGAGCATAGTTAGTTCTTGCAGGACTGAATGGTGGATGGAAATGGCAAAGAGCCTAGATTTGGAAGGGAGGGAATTAAAATAGTCGGACCAGGTAGCTTAGACTCTTTGATGGGTAGTGGGGACGGAGGATAGGCCTGGCATTCAACCAGGCAAGAGACATTATAGTTTAAGGTAGGCCAAGTCAGATTCCAGTTTTTACTGGGTTTCTCTGAGCCTGTCTCTTCACCCACAGAACTGGAACAATAAACGCTAGCCCAGAGTTGTCAAAGTCactgtgttggggggaggggaggggagagaggggaggtgtgggCATGGGTGAGGTACTCCGAGGCACTCATTGTTCCAGGAGGCAAAGTGCTGATGGTGGGCTTAagggcagaagctgatgcagtgTGACTATAGGGCCTCTGGCACAGAGAGGGCGTGAAGAGGGGAGACAGTGGGAAGAAATGTCCCTGGTCTGTGCTTAGTGGCCCTGGGGGAGGGCTGACACTTAGATATGAGGCGTGAAGTGACCAGGAACAGTACAGTGAGAGAGTCCTGAGACCTGGGAggcatggttgtgtgtgtgtgtgtgtgtgtgtgtgtgtgtgtgtgttccaatgaCCTAGGAAAGAAGGTAGAACAGGGGCATTTAGGGTGGAAGAGACCTAGAAGGATGCTGTATGGAcaaagctgaggcaaaaggaacaaaggaacAGCCAGGTTTCCTTTTTCCTTAATGCCAGGGTCCTTGCTGGCTGGGTCAGGCCACCCAACCCAAGTGAGCAGTAGTCCTCGGTTGATAAGAGAGATGAGCAGAGTAGATTAATTTGCACCCAGTTCGGTAGAGGCAGCCTCTCAAAATGGGGATAATCCACGGAGAGGAAACTAAAAATTTGGTAAGCGTTCCTTAACGGTTTTTAAGAGCTGGGTCTTGGGTGTTTCAAGGTCAAGTAAGAGATGACTGTGAGTCACTGCCAGGCCATCAGGAAAACAAGTCGGTCCTGGATGCCAGGAGGTCTGTCAAAATTCAGAACTCAATTCTCCTGCTTAGTAAGGACCCAGAAGAGCCACAGACCATGTTGACATTGCAGTGTGGTGATGAGTGAAGGGCAAGGTTCTGGAATGCCTGCCCCTTGGGGTTAGGTGAATGGAGCGTGCATGCCTCCACACTTTAGGCTTCGGATGCAGACCAGATTGTATGAGAGATCAGGCAGGCTGCCCTGATCCAGGATTTGCTGCTGGGGTTCAGAGAGGGGGTATGAACCAATCCTAGGGTTTTCTGTCAGTTTAGGTAAGGAATTGggtttagaaaaaataattcagttGGATTAACTGGGTCTCAACTGGTGGCCAGCTCGGCAGGTGGCTGGGGCTTAGGAGGGACGTCCTAGCTGCAGTGAGCAGCAATCAGCTGACAGGTAGAGACTAGAACAGGAACCTGAGGAGTCAGGACAGCAGCAGCCAAGAAGCTGGAGGGTGAGTTCTGTGCCCTGGCCTCCAGGTCTTCCGCTGAAGAACCATCCAGACTCTGATGCTGAGGTGAACTTAGATCACTCCTGGGAGAGGTCAGTGTGTGGGAACACCAgccgcccctccccccatttctccccttctctttgaTATAGCCCAAACATGGGCAACGTGCAGGAGCGGCCATCGGAGACCATTGACCGGGAACGGAAACGGCTGGTAGATACGTTGCAGGCTGACTCTGGGCTGCTGCTGGACGCGCTGGTGGCCCGGGGCGTGCTCACCGGGCCTGAGTATGAAGCCTTGGATGCGATGCCTGATGCAGAGCGCAGGGTGCGCCGCCTGCTGCTGTTGGTGCAGAGCAAGGGCGAGGCAGCCTGCCAGGAGCTACTGCGCTGTGCCCAGCACACCATGCGTTCGCCAGACCCCGCCTGGGATTGGCAGCACGTGGGGCCTGGTGAGCACCAAGAGGGTGGAGCCTTGTTGAGATCGGGGGCGTGGCTTGGGGTGAGGCAAAACTAAGGgtaagtggaggccagagagtgtGGAGGTCACTAACCACAGAGGGGTGAATTGAGCCTCAAGTATTCCACTTCCTCCCCAGGCTACCGGGACCGCAGCTATGACCCTCCATGCTCAGGCCACTGGACGCCTGAGGCACCCAGTTCAGGGACCACATGTCCTGGACTGCCCAGAGCTTCAGAGCAAGAGGAGGTCGGAGGCCCTGAGGGCTCTGAGGCAGTGCAATCTGGAACTCCAGAGGAGCCAGAACTAGAAGTTGAAGCCTCAGAAGGGGATGAACCAGACCTGGAACAACAAACGGAACCGGAACCGGAACCGGAACCAGAGCCTGAACTAGAACAAGAGCCTGAACTAGAACAagagccggagccggagccggagccggagccggagccggagcctGACTTCCAAGAAGATGAGTCTGAAGGTTGTACCTAAACCCTTGCTTATAGGCTTGTTAGAGGTTGTAATGAGGGCTGGTACCCATTCCACTGACCATCGTCCTCTTCGTCTCTAGATTCCTGAAGGCCAGAATCCTGACCTGTACAAATCCTATCCAAGCTGGATAAGACCTGGGAACCTGCCAGAGCTTGACCCAATGCACCAAGACTCCATTTTCTGCAAAATGAATAAACTTGGGAGGGTTAGCCTGGACCTGACTCTCCACAACTCTGGCTCTTTG of Peromyscus leucopus breed LL Stock chromosome 5, UCI_PerLeu_2.1, whole genome shotgun sequence contains these proteins:
- the Nol3 gene encoding nucleolar protein 3; the encoded protein is MGNVQERPSETIDRERKRLVDTLQADSGLLLDALVARGVLTGPEYEALDAMPDAERRVRRLLLLVQSKGEAACQELLRCAQHTMRSPDPAWDWQHVGPGYRDRSYDPPCSGHWTPEAPSSGTTCPGLPRASEQEEVGGPEGSEAVQSGTPEEPELEVEASEGDEPDLEQQTEPEPEPEPEPELEQEPELEQEPEPEPEPEPEPEPDFQEDESEDS